A single region of the Polyodon spathula isolate WHYD16114869_AA chromosome 12, ASM1765450v1, whole genome shotgun sequence genome encodes:
- the LOC121324135 gene encoding microfibril-associated glycoprotein 3-like — protein sequence MLLKHNPGAMVWALAFCALLAFAPEGKAQNTTEQWGREQQRNKTALPLQLLARLPALRDVIVEEGSSAVIACDVTGRQDADIIWYNSKGHVLEEAELGGKWLVLDRGVLNITVVAFEDRGRYTCIAHSSFGSSNYTITLRVISTHGDMGLYYVIVCLIAFTIVMVLNITRLCMISSHLRKTEQAINDFFRTEGAEKLQKAFEIAKRIPIITSAKTLELAKVTQYKTMEFARHMEDLARSIPLPPLILNCRAFVEEIFEAVRVDDPLHPRHAGKGGRAIGGCPDGVFTIESGEDAVPPQQGQEIAVQASVHPASHCQRDMDTVSSSSCRSVQDGSTAVMLDPSEQKHVVY from the exons ATGCTGTTAAAACACAATCCCGGTGCAATGGTTTGGGCTCTTGCTTTTTGCGCTTTGCTAGCGTTTGCTCCTGAAGGTAAAGCACAGAATACCACAGAACAGTGGGGCCGAGAGCAGCAACGCAACAAGACCGCGCTTCCTTTACAGCTTCTCGCCAGACTGCCAGCGCTCCGTGACGTCATTGTCGAGGAAGGCTCCAGTGCTGTGATTGCGTGTGATGTTACAGGACGTCAGGATGCAGATATTATTTGGTACAACTCCAAGGGTCACGTGCTGGAGGAAGCTGAATTAG gaggaAAGTGGCTGGTTTTGGACAGGGGAGTGTTGAACATCACTGTGGTTGCTTTCGAAGACCGAGGCCGCTACACCTGCATTGCGCATAGCTCCTTTGGGAGCTCAAACTACACCATCACCCTGCGTGTGATCTCCACTCATGGCGACATGGGGCTGTACTACGTGATCGTGTGCCTGATCGCCTTCACCATTGTGATGGTCCTCAACATCACCCGTCTGTGCATGATCAGCAGCCACCTGCGCAAGACTGAGCAGGCCATAAACGACTTCTTCCGGACAGAGGGGGCTGAGAAGCTGCAGAAGGCCTTCGAGATCGCCAAGCGCATCCCCATCATCACCTCGGCCAAAACGTTGGAGCTGGCCAAAGTGACCCAGTACAAGACCATGGAGTTTGCCCGGCACATGGAAGACCTGGCACGGAGCATCCCTCTGCCTCCGCTCATTCTCAACTGCAGGGCTTTCGTGGAGGAGATCTTTGAAGCAGTGCGCGTGGATGACCCGCTGCACCCGCGGCATGCGGGCAAAGGGGGCCGGGCCATCGGGGGCTGTCCAGACGGGGTCTTCACCATTGAGTCAGGAGAGGATGCTGTCCCCCCTCAGCAGGGTCAGGAAATTGCAGTGCAGGCATCCGTCCATCCTGCATCGCACTGCCAGCGAGACATGGACACGGTTTCCAGCAGCAGTTGTCGTTCAGTGCAAGACGGATCGACCGCTGTCATGTTGGACCCGAGCGAGCAGAAACATGTGGTTTATTAA